From Acidipropionibacterium acidipropionici, one genomic window encodes:
- a CDS encoding choice-of-anchor M domain-containing protein: protein MIAILLAALPVPARAEGDDSLDQNLGEDRIVSGNRTLSTGHADIGPKFDDRGRWRLMIHDDAARQGSGSSVWRHPGQSVITVPDGARRPAPEGEAYEFLGVSPGDPVHVLPQTQNTDLVWLGWNTQDPEVMKRIDRGVTLSLTGVQGPGRVATFLQSGSFGPPEVLWQSGRKSPQSSWIDVNTHTHANWVFTRPGVYLVEITVAADLTDGSHVSDTQQFRFSVGSGTSSKDALAARWSASNHWGSPSSAAPSASSGTSESSGAAGDGEQGAQRSGIPGWVVGMVAGAVIVAVIALLVLRAVGSRKDRGSAFDERSRREDNPGGHGDD, encoded by the coding sequence GTGATCGCGATCCTGCTCGCAGCCCTCCCCGTTCCCGCCCGGGCAGAGGGCGACGACAGTCTTGATCAGAACCTCGGCGAGGACCGCATTGTGAGCGGGAACCGCACGTTGTCGACGGGGCATGCGGATATCGGGCCGAAATTCGATGATCGGGGGCGCTGGAGGCTGATGATCCACGACGATGCCGCCCGGCAGGGCTCCGGCAGCAGTGTCTGGCGGCATCCCGGGCAGAGCGTCATCACGGTCCCCGACGGCGCCAGACGGCCAGCACCCGAGGGCGAGGCCTATGAGTTCCTGGGTGTCTCGCCCGGCGATCCCGTCCACGTCCTTCCCCAGACTCAGAACACCGACCTCGTGTGGCTGGGCTGGAACACCCAGGACCCCGAGGTGATGAAGCGCATCGACCGGGGCGTGACCCTGTCATTGACCGGAGTCCAGGGCCCCGGCAGGGTCGCCACCTTCCTCCAGTCGGGCTCCTTCGGCCCGCCCGAGGTGCTGTGGCAGTCGGGCAGGAAGAGCCCGCAGTCCAGCTGGATCGATGTGAACACGCACACTCATGCGAACTGGGTGTTCACCAGGCCCGGGGTCTACCTGGTCGAGATCACTGTGGCCGCCGATCTCACAGACGGCTCGCATGTCAGTGACACGCAGCAGTTCCGGTTCTCGGTCGGCTCCGGGACGTCGAGCAAGGATGCGCTGGCCGCCCGCTGGTCCGCGAGCAACCACTGGGGCTCGCCGTCCTCGGCGGCTCCCAGCGCCTCCAGCGGCACGTCGGAGTCGTCCGGAGCTGCGGGGGACGGCGAGCAGGGCGCGCAGAGATCCGGCATACCCGGGTGGGTGGTCGGCATGGTCGCCGGGGCGGTGATCGTCGCCGTGATCGCCCTGTTGGTGCTTCGCGCTGTCGGTTCGCGCAAGGATCGGGGCTCGGCATTCGACGAGCGCTCTCGACGAGAGGACAACCCGGGAGGGCACGGAGATGACTGA
- the rpmG gene encoding 50S ribosomal protein L33 has product MAKKSRDLRPIIKLRSTAGTGFTYVTRKNRRNTPDRLVLRKFDPMVGRHVEFKEAR; this is encoded by the coding sequence ATGGCCAAGAAGAGCAGGGACCTGCGACCCATCATCAAGCTGAGGTCCACGGCGGGGACCGGGTTCACCTATGTCACGAGGAAGAACCGGCGCAACACTCCCGACCGGCTCGTTCTGCGGAAGTTCGATCCGATGGTCGGCCGCCATGTCGAGTTCAAGGAGGCCCGCTGA
- a CDS encoding FecCD family ABC transporter permease gives MRRWGLALALIALIAACAASVGIGSRTVPPAQIWQALTDPSVSTIAAEAVRSRVPRTVLGLLVGASLAVSGALMQGITRNPLADPGILGVNAGAAAFVVIGMAYIGLNSAGQYIWLAVAGAALAAAAVWAVGSGGRGRPSPLRLALAGAVMAAVLTSITQAVLLPRAEMLQSFRTWQAGGIEGARFDQMTGVLPFFLVGAVLAVFSGRALNSLALGDEMASGLGLSVGRTRLLVACAAVLLAAASTALAGPIGFVGLIVPHAVRAVVGADNRWVLAWSVVVGPLLLLVADVVGRVVTRPTDIQVGIVMAIIGAPVFIVLVRNRKFAEL, from the coding sequence GTGCGCCGTTGGGGCCTGGCCCTCGCCCTGATCGCCCTGATCGCCGCATGCGCGGCGTCGGTGGGGATCGGCTCCCGCACCGTCCCCCCGGCGCAGATCTGGCAGGCCCTCACCGACCCGTCGGTGAGCACCATCGCCGCCGAGGCGGTCCGCTCCCGCGTCCCCCGCACCGTCCTCGGGCTGCTGGTCGGCGCCTCACTCGCGGTCTCGGGAGCCCTCATGCAGGGCATCACCCGCAATCCGCTGGCCGACCCCGGCATCCTCGGGGTCAACGCCGGCGCCGCGGCCTTCGTCGTCATCGGGATGGCCTACATCGGCCTGAACTCCGCCGGTCAGTACATCTGGCTGGCGGTCGCCGGAGCGGCCCTGGCCGCAGCAGCCGTCTGGGCCGTCGGATCCGGGGGACGCGGCCGCCCCAGCCCGCTGCGTCTGGCCCTGGCCGGGGCGGTGATGGCCGCCGTCCTCACCAGCATCACCCAGGCCGTGCTGCTGCCGCGCGCCGAGATGCTGCAGTCCTTCCGCACCTGGCAGGCCGGCGGCATCGAGGGGGCCCGCTTCGACCAGATGACCGGGGTGCTGCCCTTCTTCCTGGTCGGGGCGGTTCTGGCGGTCTTCTCGGGCCGGGCACTGAACTCCCTGGCACTGGGCGACGAGATGGCGTCGGGGCTGGGCCTGAGCGTCGGACGCACCCGGCTGCTGGTGGCCTGCGCCGCAGTGCTGCTGGCGGCCGCCTCCACGGCGCTGGCCGGGCCGATCGGCTTCGTCGGGCTCATCGTGCCGCACGCCGTGCGCGCCGTCGTGGGCGCCGACAACCGGTGGGTGCTGGCCTGGTCGGTGGTCGTCGGCCCGCTCCTGCTGCTGGTGGCCGACGTCGTGGGCCGGGTCGTCACCCGCCCCACCGACATCCAGGTCGGCATCGTCATGGCGATCATCGGCGCGCCGGTGTTCATCGTGCTGGTGCGCAACCGCAAGTTCGCGGAGCTGTGA
- a CDS encoding CobW family GTP-binding protein: MIAITGHLGAGKTSLLNHLLRRDEARVGVVVNDFGDINVDAALVAGQVDHAASVAGSCLCCMPRSEGIDKALASLARAALGLDAILVEASGLADPPALAGLIASSQVAGVRLGGIIEVVDAVNADNTVDTDPEPPRRYAAATLVAVTKTDVLDAGGSLRAAERIRERVRRVNPMAHVVRAPYGRIDPDLVFDVADHPRIQEELPLEPEDSQDRGELGYEGHGHHEHVHARSASVALPGPVNPAALVDLLESPPIGAYRMKGRVGVRTRGGVSGYLVNLVGPLVHIARLPFPPEPCGELVAIGMDLDSDAAQSALAGIAGSPDDPVDAAGVARLERYHRLSG, encoded by the coding sequence GTGATTGCGATCACCGGGCATCTCGGGGCGGGCAAGACCAGCCTGTTGAACCACCTGCTGCGCCGTGATGAGGCAAGAGTTGGCGTGGTCGTCAACGACTTCGGCGACATCAACGTCGACGCCGCGCTGGTCGCCGGACAGGTCGACCACGCGGCATCAGTGGCGGGCAGTTGCTTGTGCTGTATGCCCAGATCGGAGGGGATCGACAAGGCGCTGGCCAGTCTCGCCAGGGCGGCTCTCGGGCTCGATGCGATTCTTGTGGAGGCCAGCGGGCTGGCCGATCCTCCGGCTCTTGCGGGGCTGATCGCATCCTCCCAGGTCGCCGGAGTGCGCCTGGGAGGGATTATCGAGGTGGTCGACGCCGTCAATGCCGACAACACGGTCGACACCGACCCCGAACCTCCCCGCCGATACGCGGCGGCGACGCTCGTCGCCGTGACCAAGACCGATGTGCTCGACGCAGGCGGCAGTCTGCGGGCGGCCGAGCGGATTCGGGAACGGGTCAGACGGGTGAATCCGATGGCGCACGTGGTCCGGGCCCCGTACGGCCGCATCGATCCGGACCTCGTGTTCGACGTCGCCGACCATCCCAGGATCCAGGAGGAGCTCCCGCTCGAGCCCGAGGACTCGCAGGACAGGGGGGAGCTCGGCTATGAGGGCCACGGGCACCACGAGCACGTCCATGCCCGATCGGCGAGCGTCGCGCTGCCCGGGCCGGTGAACCCGGCCGCCCTGGTGGATCTGCTCGAGTCCCCTCCGATCGGGGCCTACCGGATGAAGGGCCGGGTCGGTGTGCGCACCCGGGGCGGCGTGAGCGGCTATCTCGTCAACCTCGTCGGGCCGCTGGTCCACATCGCCCGGCTTCCCTTCCCGCCGGAGCCGTGCGGGGAGCTGGTGGCGATCGGGATGGATCTGGACTCCGACGCCGCGCAGAGCGCCCTGGCCGGGATCGCCGGTTCCCCCGATGATCCGGTCGACGCTGCCGGGGTGGCCAGGCTGGAGCGTTACCACCGCCTCAGCGGCTGA
- a CDS encoding iron-siderophore ABC transporter substrate-binding protein — protein sequence MPDTPRYLTRAVSRRGLFSAAAGAAAVLGLSACGAGSSSSDASADKASGSAAAKATDSFPVTIKHAWGTTKIDSAPSRIATSGWSGEDAVLALGVMPVGMPKANYGVVDKNGMLPWTAKAAAALGGSLPKTYDETDSLDTEAIADVEPDLILGISSGITKQQYTTLSEIAPTVPYTSKIAWGATWRDVMRDTAKAMGRTADGAKVIADCEKKMADAVAAHKGLKGRTAAVMYFDPKKLSTIGIYTAGDARPQYLADLGLPTADSVTQQSKGTSSFYKDISAENADIFSDVDVIVCYGDPKTLLTTLQKDPLLSKIPAVKRGSVAVIEDNSKLASAVSPSVLSIPDQVGAYADALAAAAAKVG from the coding sequence GTGCCCGATACCCCCCGTTACCTCACCCGTGCAGTGAGCCGACGCGGCCTCTTCTCCGCCGCGGCCGGCGCCGCCGCGGTACTGGGCCTGTCGGCATGCGGTGCCGGATCCTCGTCCTCCGACGCGTCGGCCGACAAGGCTTCCGGCTCGGCGGCCGCCAAGGCCACCGACTCCTTCCCGGTCACCATCAAGCACGCCTGGGGCACCACGAAGATCGACTCGGCGCCCAGCCGGATCGCCACCTCGGGATGGAGCGGGGAGGACGCCGTCCTGGCACTCGGCGTCATGCCGGTCGGCATGCCCAAGGCCAACTACGGCGTCGTCGACAAGAACGGGATGCTCCCCTGGACCGCCAAGGCGGCCGCCGCCCTCGGTGGCTCTCTTCCCAAGACCTACGACGAGACCGACTCCCTGGACACCGAGGCCATCGCCGACGTCGAACCCGATCTCATCCTCGGCATCTCCTCGGGGATCACCAAGCAGCAGTACACCACCCTCTCCGAGATCGCCCCGACCGTCCCCTACACCTCGAAGATCGCCTGGGGAGCCACCTGGCGCGACGTGATGCGCGACACCGCCAAGGCGATGGGACGCACCGCCGACGGCGCGAAGGTGATCGCCGACTGCGAGAAGAAGATGGCCGACGCGGTCGCCGCCCACAAGGGCCTGAAGGGTCGCACGGCGGCCGTCATGTACTTCGATCCCAAGAAGCTGTCGACGATCGGCATCTACACCGCCGGTGACGCCCGGCCCCAGTACCTGGCCGATCTCGGCCTGCCGACCGCCGACTCCGTCACCCAGCAGTCGAAGGGCACCTCCTCCTTCTACAAGGACATCTCCGCCGAGAACGCCGACATCTTCTCCGACGTCGACGTCATCGTCTGCTACGGCGATCCGAAGACCCTTCTGACCACCCTGCAGAAGGACCCGCTGCTGTCCAAGATCCCCGCCGTGAAGCGGGGCTCGGTGGCGGTCATCGAGGACAACTCGAAGCTCGCCTCCGCCGTCTCCCCCTCGGTGCTGTCCATCCCCGACCAGGTCGGCGCCTACGCCGACGCCCTGGCCGCGGCCGCCGCGAAGGTCGGCTGA
- a CDS encoding choice-of-anchor M domain-containing protein: MRQTTTARSRAKVAVLALFISIAISLLQLTPAMAIDPAAGRTVLGAGAHVDAIYPQLTGKKFEVKSLTPDGVKDTDKIALHIPTTKTSHVGLPEGYEFLGKKGTKAWVSTEAQDKSVVWPGWSFEGLESKDLKGTIKINYKNFSYAGDMIHLIPQTQAEGVLWLGWNTQHSSVRAADPRTITFAVSKKQGPGDLHIYLDYGGFRPPRQLWGPGRSQPVSVPVDTHTHANWAFSEPGRYVVDFTAQITEKDGSRRSATGQLQFLVGDEAAVTSPTGRWEVWGPTALAIGLVVVAALVTIRRILRH; encoded by the coding sequence ATGCGACAGACCACGACTGCCCGATCCCGGGCGAAGGTGGCCGTTCTGGCGCTGTTCATCAGTATCGCCATTTCGCTTCTCCAACTGACCCCCGCCATGGCGATCGACCCTGCAGCCGGGCGAACCGTCCTCGGCGCAGGGGCCCATGTCGACGCCATCTATCCTCAGTTGACCGGAAAGAAGTTTGAGGTCAAGAGCCTGACCCCTGACGGCGTCAAGGACACTGACAAGATCGCCCTCCACATTCCCACCACCAAGACCTCCCATGTCGGTCTTCCCGAGGGATATGAGTTCCTCGGGAAGAAGGGCACCAAGGCATGGGTCTCCACCGAGGCCCAGGACAAGTCCGTGGTGTGGCCGGGATGGTCATTCGAGGGCCTGGAGTCCAAGGACCTCAAGGGCACCATCAAGATCAACTACAAGAATTTCTCCTATGCCGGTGACATGATCCACCTCATACCTCAGACTCAGGCCGAAGGCGTGCTCTGGCTGGGATGGAACACCCAGCACTCCAGTGTGCGAGCGGCGGATCCGAGGACGATCACATTCGCCGTCAGCAAGAAGCAAGGGCCCGGTGATCTGCACATCTACCTCGACTACGGAGGCTTCCGGCCGCCGCGCCAGCTGTGGGGTCCCGGACGGTCCCAGCCGGTCAGTGTCCCGGTCGACACGCACACGCACGCCAACTGGGCCTTCTCCGAGCCCGGCAGGTACGTCGTGGACTTCACGGCGCAGATCACCGAGAAGGACGGCAGTCGGCGCAGTGCGACCGGCCAGCTGCAATTCCTGGTGGGTGACGAGGCGGCCGTCACGTCTCCGACCGGCAGATGGGAGGTCTGGGGCCCGACCGCGCTGGCGATCGGCCTCGTGGTCGTGGCGGCTCTCGTGACGATCCGCCGGATTCTGCGTCACTGA
- a CDS encoding FecCD family ABC transporter permease — protein sequence MTAESTRTASPAPQFPATQPRPAEIHPPEIRTAEIVRRRRLAGRRRRLIVVAVLVVLVAALFLAALCLGDRIYSPAQVLQVIAGEHVRGASFTVGRLRLPRATTAILAGAAFGLAGACFQILLRNTLASPEIIGITAGANTAAVAGIIVLGLSGAALTGIAVVGGLFTALAIALLAWQGRGATGRLILIGIAVGSMLDSVTMWLMVRADQWDIQAASRWLTGSLNGSTWEGLAPLLIGLAVGVPLIAGLSRHLDTLRLGDDAAAGLGVHVQATRVAIMLVAVVVLATATATTGPIAFVSLLCGPIAANLVGAGRSPLLPAALIGSAMVLGCDLIAAHLLPHTYPVGVVTGIVGGIYLIILIVRMTRKEPA from the coding sequence ATGACCGCCGAATCGACCCGGACCGCCTCCCCGGCCCCCCAGTTCCCGGCCACCCAGCCCCGTCCCGCCGAGATTCATCCCCCCGAGATCCGGACCGCCGAGATCGTGAGGCGACGTCGGCTCGCCGGCCGACGCCGCCGGCTGATCGTCGTCGCCGTGCTGGTCGTCCTCGTCGCGGCCCTCTTCCTGGCGGCCCTGTGCCTGGGCGACCGGATCTACTCCCCCGCCCAGGTGCTCCAGGTCATCGCCGGCGAGCATGTCCGCGGAGCCTCCTTCACGGTGGGCCGGCTGCGGCTTCCGCGGGCCACCACGGCGATCCTCGCTGGAGCCGCGTTCGGCCTTGCCGGAGCCTGTTTCCAGATCCTGCTGCGCAACACCCTGGCCTCCCCGGAGATCATCGGGATCACCGCGGGCGCCAACACCGCCGCGGTGGCCGGGATCATCGTGCTGGGCCTGTCGGGCGCGGCGCTCACCGGAATCGCGGTGGTGGGAGGGCTGTTCACCGCCTTGGCGATCGCCCTGCTGGCCTGGCAGGGCCGCGGCGCCACCGGGCGCCTGATCCTCATCGGCATCGCGGTGGGCTCGATGCTCGACTCTGTCACCATGTGGCTCATGGTGCGGGCCGACCAGTGGGACATCCAGGCCGCCAGCCGGTGGCTCACCGGAAGTCTCAACGGCTCCACCTGGGAGGGCCTGGCCCCGCTGCTCATCGGACTGGCCGTCGGCGTCCCCCTCATCGCCGGGCTGTCGCGCCACCTGGACACCCTGCGCCTGGGGGACGACGCCGCCGCCGGCCTCGGCGTCCACGTCCAGGCCACCCGGGTGGCGATCATGCTGGTCGCCGTCGTGGTGCTCGCCACCGCCACCGCCACCACCGGCCCGATCGCCTTCGTGAGCCTGCTGTGCGGGCCGATCGCCGCCAACCTGGTGGGCGCCGGACGCTCACCGCTGCTGCCGGCCGCCCTCATCGGATCGGCGATGGTCCTGGGCTGCGACCTCATCGCCGCGCATCTGCTGCCGCACACCTACCCCGTCGGCGTCGTCACCGGCATCGTCGGCGGAATCTACCTCATCATCCTCATCGTGCGAATGACCCGGAAGGAGCCGGCATGA
- a CDS encoding anchored repeat-type ABC transporter permease subunit has protein sequence MTPVEFIHDLLNPDLAFLPKALLVALMSSVVCGVIGNYVVLRGMAFIGDAVAHAVFPGLAVAFVVSGNLVIGGTVAGVFTAVLVAVMSQNRRLKEDSVIGILFVAAFALGVVIISRSPGYAGSLQQFLFGSITGIPDRDLLVVAGMGAFVLLMVAALHKEFVTVSLDRESARALGLKVFWLDMALYVLVALAVVISVQTIGNILVLALLVAPAASARLMTDRLAVMMVASPLIGGLCAVFGLYISWSWDLPTGATIVLILAAVFILAWIISPSRGLLGRGLGSAPIGKEAAQTERV, from the coding sequence ATGACACCCGTGGAGTTCATCCATGACCTGCTGAATCCGGACCTCGCGTTCCTGCCCAAAGCCCTGCTGGTCGCGCTGATGTCATCGGTCGTGTGCGGCGTGATCGGCAACTACGTGGTGCTGCGCGGAATGGCCTTCATCGGCGACGCCGTGGCCCATGCGGTCTTCCCGGGACTGGCGGTGGCATTCGTCGTCTCCGGCAACCTGGTCATCGGGGGCACGGTCGCCGGGGTGTTCACCGCGGTTCTGGTGGCGGTCATGTCTCAGAACAGACGGCTGAAGGAGGACTCGGTCATCGGGATCCTCTTCGTCGCGGCCTTCGCGCTCGGGGTGGTCATCATCTCCCGATCGCCCGGCTATGCCGGCAGTCTCCAGCAGTTCCTCTTCGGGTCGATCACCGGCATCCCCGACCGGGATCTCCTGGTCGTCGCGGGCATGGGGGCGTTCGTCCTGCTGATGGTGGCGGCCCTGCACAAGGAGTTCGTCACCGTGTCACTCGACCGCGAATCCGCGAGGGCACTGGGGCTCAAGGTGTTCTGGCTGGATATGGCCCTCTATGTGCTGGTGGCCCTGGCTGTGGTGATCAGCGTCCAGACCATCGGGAACATCCTCGTGCTGGCACTGCTGGTGGCCCCGGCTGCGAGCGCTCGGCTGATGACCGACCGGCTGGCCGTCATGATGGTCGCATCGCCCCTGATCGGCGGCTTGTGCGCCGTGTTCGGTCTCTACATCTCCTGGTCCTGGGACCTGCCCACCGGGGCGACCATCGTGCTCATCCTGGCGGCGGTATTCATCCTGGCCTGGATCATCTCCCCGTCGAGGGGACTCCTCGGCCGTGGCCTCGGCTCGGCCCCGATCGGGAAGGAGGCGGCGCAGACCGAGCGGGTCTGA
- a CDS encoding ABC transporter ATP-binding protein has protein sequence MTDHTFSAQGVAVGYGERTVIDALDLDIPDHGIGAIIGPNGCGKSTLLRTLARLLRPTTGSVVLDGQAIHSLPTRKVARVLGLLPQSPTCPEGIAVADLVSRGRAPHRGAFARWTSDDDDAVAEALEQTGTAELAHRPVDELSGGQRQRVWIAMALAQQTDLLLLDEPTTYLDLAFQIDVLELLGRLNRDHGTTVVMVLHDINMAARYSDWLVAMREGSVRAHGTPSQVVTEPVLREVFNLETRILTDPVNRSPVVVPLGRAEDPSTVADQVDLSRAAA, from the coding sequence ATGACCGATCACACATTCTCTGCTCAGGGGGTGGCCGTCGGCTACGGCGAACGCACCGTCATCGACGCCCTCGATCTGGACATCCCCGATCACGGCATAGGCGCCATCATCGGCCCCAACGGCTGCGGCAAGTCGACCCTGCTGCGCACCCTGGCCAGGCTGCTGCGCCCGACCACCGGATCGGTGGTGCTCGACGGGCAGGCGATCCATTCCCTTCCCACCCGGAAGGTGGCCCGGGTGCTCGGGCTGCTCCCGCAGTCGCCGACCTGCCCGGAGGGCATCGCGGTGGCCGATCTCGTCTCCCGCGGACGGGCCCCCCACCGCGGCGCCTTCGCCCGCTGGACCTCCGACGACGACGACGCGGTCGCCGAGGCGCTGGAGCAGACCGGCACCGCCGAGCTGGCCCACCGGCCGGTCGACGAGCTGTCCGGCGGGCAGCGCCAACGGGTGTGGATCGCCATGGCGCTGGCCCAGCAGACCGACCTGCTGCTTCTGGACGAACCCACCACCTACCTGGACCTCGCCTTCCAGATCGACGTGCTCGAGCTGCTCGGCCGCCTCAACCGGGATCACGGCACGACCGTGGTGATGGTGCTCCACGACATCAACATGGCGGCCCGCTACTCCGACTGGCTGGTGGCCATGCGCGAGGGCTCGGTGCGGGCCCATGGCACGCCCTCCCAGGTGGTCACCGAACCGGTGTTGCGGGAGGTCTTCAACCTGGAGACGCGGATCCTCACCGACCCGGTCAACCGGTCCCCCGTCGTCGTGCCCCTGGGCCGGGCCGAGGACCCTTCGACGGTCGCCGATCAGGTGGATCTGAGCAGGGCGGCAGCATGA
- a CDS encoding anchored repeat ABC transporter, substrate-binding protein has product MSPASAGGRRVPGPRRLPGLGPVFPRRRLLGASALALLPFLGGCAARLALNPRTGRLQVITTTGILRDLAHNVGGDRIDVVSLVPDSGDPHSYEASLRDARNVVYADVALSNYAMLEEQNVIKTLDSNLRDEALNVSLAEDSAKYAAEIIPLVEDVRLDTVWLGLRASGTGSRYGATRSSQVILSAVEASGPGHLFAYLTGSFGETDIYFDSSDSFQSGDGYRSDSTTLPADAHTHLSWAFTRPGTYTLTLRAQLQVEETDRPVELGRATYTFAVGVDPEKAAVGAGIRHPVIVRQGHADLTVNVDRRRLELRHDPQGGGENSQKTYRADQVVVEVPARALTEIPGGRQYSFLGHAGDSVYQLAQAVVGKHVHGEIDPHLWQNVRNAMAYVQLIRDTFIDADPGGVQYRQNAKSYLAELERTDDYVRRTIGRIPSSHRHLVTTHDAFAYLAKAYGMTVAGFVTPDPSSEESLSDRRKLTSTLRTLRVPAAFLEPNLRARSSTLTEVAAENDIQVRPIYGDTFDDKVTSYVQMMRFNADSLRSGLGG; this is encoded by the coding sequence ATGTCGCCAGCATCAGCCGGAGGCCGGCGCGTCCCCGGCCCCCGCCGACTACCAGGGCTGGGGCCGGTGTTCCCGCGCCGTCGACTTCTGGGGGCGTCGGCGCTGGCTCTGCTGCCGTTCTTGGGAGGCTGTGCGGCCCGCCTCGCGCTCAACCCGCGGACCGGGCGCCTGCAGGTCATCACGACGACGGGCATCCTGCGTGATCTCGCGCACAATGTCGGCGGCGACAGGATCGACGTCGTCTCCCTGGTGCCCGACAGCGGGGATCCCCACAGCTACGAGGCCAGCCTCAGGGACGCCCGGAATGTGGTCTACGCCGACGTCGCGCTGAGCAACTACGCGATGCTCGAGGAACAGAACGTCATCAAGACCCTTGATTCCAACCTCAGGGACGAGGCCCTCAACGTCTCTCTGGCCGAGGACTCGGCCAAGTACGCGGCCGAGATCATCCCTCTTGTCGAGGACGTGCGGCTCGACACTGTCTGGCTAGGGCTGCGGGCCAGCGGCACCGGCAGCCGGTATGGCGCCACACGCTCCTCGCAGGTCATCCTCTCGGCTGTCGAGGCCAGCGGACCGGGTCATCTGTTCGCCTATCTCACCGGCTCCTTCGGCGAGACGGACATCTACTTCGACTCGTCCGACAGTTTCCAGAGCGGCGACGGGTACAGGTCCGACTCGACGACATTACCGGCCGACGCCCACACCCATCTCTCCTGGGCGTTCACCAGGCCGGGGACCTACACGCTGACCCTCAGGGCACAGCTGCAGGTCGAGGAGACGGACCGGCCGGTCGAACTCGGGCGAGCGACCTACACCTTCGCGGTCGGTGTCGACCCCGAGAAGGCTGCCGTCGGGGCCGGAATCCGCCATCCCGTCATCGTCAGGCAGGGGCATGCCGACCTGACGGTCAACGTTGACCGCAGGCGACTGGAGCTGCGCCACGACCCGCAGGGTGGCGGCGAGAACAGTCAGAAGACCTATCGTGCCGACCAGGTCGTCGTGGAGGTACCGGCCCGGGCCCTCACCGAGATCCCGGGCGGGCGGCAGTACTCCTTCCTGGGGCACGCCGGCGACAGCGTGTACCAACTCGCCCAGGCAGTCGTCGGCAAGCATGTGCACGGGGAGATCGACCCGCACCTGTGGCAGAACGTCCGCAATGCGATGGCCTACGTCCAGCTCATCCGTGACACCTTCATCGACGCCGACCCCGGCGGCGTCCAGTACCGGCAGAACGCGAAGTCTTACCTGGCCGAACTGGAACGCACCGACGACTACGTCCGCCGCACCATCGGGAGAATCCCCTCCTCACATCGTCATCTGGTCACCACCCATGACGCCTTCGCCTACCTGGCCAAGGCCTATGGCATGACTGTCGCCGGGTTCGTCACGCCCGACCCGTCCTCGGAGGAGTCGTTGTCTGACAGGAGGAAGCTGACCAGCACCCTGCGGACCCTCAGGGTCCCGGCCGCCTTCCTCGAACCCAACCTGCGGGCGCGATCATCGACGCTGACCGAGGTCGCCGCCGAGAACGACATCCAGGTTCGCCCGATCTATGGCGACACATTCGACGACAAGGTCACCAGCTATGTCCAGATGATGCGCTTCAACGCCGACTCGCTGCGAAGTGGCCTCGGAGGATGA
- a CDS encoding anchored repeat-type ABC transporter ATP-binding subunit — MSGLCVDLAGRRVLHDVDLSIDRGELAALVGPSGAGKTTLLRSILGLQRISGGRLHVDGRAPRPGRVPIGYVPQRHDFAWDFPSSVSGVVMTGLTGRLGLLRRPRRQHWEAVAEALERVRMIDLADRPIGQLSGGQRQRVLVARALALRPSVLLLDEPFTGLDMPAQDMLSTLFADLAHEDRAILMTTHDLLGALDSADRLVLLNETVIADGSAHDLVEDGSAWMRTFLVGEDSALLRMVSAVTA; from the coding sequence ATGAGCGGATTGTGCGTCGACCTGGCGGGTCGTCGCGTCCTCCACGACGTCGACCTGTCCATCGACCGCGGCGAGCTCGCGGCCCTGGTCGGGCCGAGCGGGGCTGGGAAGACGACCCTGCTGCGTAGCATCCTGGGCCTTCAGCGGATCAGCGGGGGGCGGCTGCATGTGGACGGGCGGGCGCCGCGGCCCGGACGAGTACCGATCGGTTACGTCCCGCAGCGTCATGACTTCGCCTGGGACTTTCCCAGCTCGGTGTCGGGGGTCGTCATGACCGGTCTGACCGGCCGCCTCGGTCTGCTGCGAAGGCCGCGCAGGCAGCACTGGGAGGCCGTTGCGGAGGCCCTGGAGAGGGTCCGGATGATCGACCTGGCGGACCGGCCCATCGGTCAGCTGTCGGGGGGCCAGCGTCAGCGCGTGCTCGTCGCCCGTGCCCTTGCGCTGAGACCCTCCGTGCTGCTCCTCGACGAGCCCTTCACAGGCCTGGACATGCCCGCCCAGGACATGCTCAGCACCCTCTTCGCCGATCTCGCCCACGAGGACCGAGCCATCCTGATGACCACCCATGACCTTCTCGGCGCCCTTGACTCCGCCGACCGCTTGGTCCTGCTCAATGAGACGGTGATCGCCGACGGCTCAGCCCATGACCTGGTGGAGGATGGCTCGGCATGGATGCGGACCTTCCTGGTCGGCGAGGACTCCGCGCTGCTCCGGATGGTCTCGGCGGTGACCGCATGA